The genome window TCTCCGACATGTTTTCACCTGTATGAGAGCTATGCCAAAAATGTCATAACTCACTGTTTCCCAGGGTTTAAACTAAAGACATGGCGTTATACCAGGGATGAGCCAGTCGGTAGATGAGGGAGACTGATAGGTTTACCTgtacatgaaacagaaacaaataGCTCACGTTCAGGATCTAATCTACACTGTTAATCTGTGTGCGTAATAAATATGTCATTAATTGTGTCATGGCATATccagtgactggcagaacagTAGAAGTGTTGGCAGGTTATTCTGGCAGACAAATGAGAGTAAATATAATTAATTCATCATTGTTGTCTCCAGTTTGAGGGATTTTACAGTAAGAAATAATAGGATTGAAGTATTTATTTTCGTCTATGAGATTGATTTTAGCCATGTAATAAAATACATGATCACGTCAAAAGCTGTTAACTAATGCCATATTAGTATGACCCTAATATCAAGGTTAAAATCTGATTTGTGTCCCTATAACTACCTATTTCTATGTGTATTTCTGTATAAAACTCGGATAAAACAaatattacattttgaatgtctATATCAGTTTTTCTATGCAAGTTTTCTTCTTGTGACATATCCATAAATCCAGACCCCAAACCATCTTCATCAGTGTTACATCATCTGCTAGGGCCAGATCAGTCATAGGACTGATGTACAGACACAGACTTGAGTGACATGCACCTGGGACAGAGCGGGATTGGGATTCATTGGAAGGCAGGCAGGGCTGCCTCCAAGCCTGTTGATTTATACAGTGTAACTGACTTGTTTAAGCTATTAATCTGCCTTATTTGATGGGACGGCTGAACAAACAACACCACGGTCTCTTACGCTGATGGAAACTAACTACGACCACAAGACAAGACTCCAGTTGTAATACGCTCCGGAACTACACTAGACCTCTAgtgactacactagacctacactagacctctagtgactacactagacctacactagacctctagtgactacactagacctacactagacctctagtgactacactagacctacactagacctctagtgactacactagacctacactagacctctAGTGACTACACTAGACCGACACTAGACCCTCTAGTGACTACACTAGACCTCTAgtgactacactagacctacactagacctctAGTGACTACACTAGACCTCTAgtgactacactagacctacactagacctctagtgactacactagacctacactagacctacactagacctctagtgactacactagacctacactagacctctagtgactacactagacctacactagacctctagtgactacactagacctacactagacctctagtgactacactagacctacactagacctctagtgactacactagacctacaccagACCTCTAgtgactacactagacctacactagacctctAGTGACTACACTAGACCTCTAGTGTTTTATCTCAGGAACTCTCTTGAACTCATGTTGCAAGGACAAACAGTACATACCGGTATATacaaatactgtatgtatatgaACAAATATTAACTATACACATTGTATACAACACATTTGAACATGAATATATTGAACAAAGTATACAGAACTAAAAGGAAAAAAAACATGTGAGATGACCCGTATGTTCAAAGCCTTGTGGACATTTACGTTTGAGTCATTTGTAAATGTAGAAAGCAGAAGATGGGGTTGGACAGGAGGGTGCGAGGCAGACCATCTGTACATGGAGCCCTGCCTACAAGACCATTTGGCTCTGGGTGAGGTGGTATAGTAGGACGTGCTAGTGCTGAATGGCTGGTCATGTCTGGACAGGGTTGGTGCTGGTTAATGGCTGGTCATGTATGAACAGGGTTGGTGCTGCTATATGGCTGGTCATGTATGGACAGGGTTGGTGCTGGTTAATGGCTGGTCATGTATGGACAGGGTTGGTGCTGGTGAATGGCTGGTCATGACTGGACAGGGTTGGTGCTGGTTAATGGCTGGTCATGTCTGGACAGGGTTGGTGCTGGTTAATGGCTGGTCATGTATGAACAGGGTTGGTGCTGGTTAATGGCTGGTCATGACTGGACAGGGTTGGTGCTGGTTAATGGCTGGTCATGTCTGGACAGGGTTGGTGCTGGTTAATGGCTGGTCATGTCTGAACAGGGTTGGTGCTGGTTAATGGCTGGTCATGTATGAACAGGGTTGGTGCTGGTTAATGGCTGGTCATGTATGAACAGGGTTGGTGCTGGTTAATGGCTGGTCATGTCTGAACAGGGTTGGTGCTGGTTAATGGCTGGTCATGTATGAACAGGGTTGGTGCTGGTTAATGGCTGGTCATGTATGAACAGGGTTGGTGCTGGTTAATGGCTGGTCATGTCTGAACAGGGTTGGTGCTGGTTAATGGCTGGTCATGTCTGAACAGAGTTGGTGCTGGTTAATGGCTGGTCATGTATGAACAGGGTTGGTGCTGGTTAATGGCTGGTCATGTCTGCATAGGGTTTTCCTCGCCTCACTTCAGTGTTTTTCTCACAAAGGTTTATCTGGATATACAGAGTAACATAATCAAGTGATGTTTTTTTCACGGTATGTATTGGCCATCAGTTCCTGAAATGAAACACACTGGAGAGAATGGAGAAAATTACTTGCCGAGTTGCATTTTTGTCTGAATTGAAAACAAATAAGGTAAAATAATTGTTAGGATGTCACCAAAATCGACTAAAACCCTAGGCGTGTAGAGAACAGGCAgaatacagtgagagagagagatggtgggggtgACTACACGACAAAGGTTTATCTGGATATACAGAGTAACATAATCAAGTGATGTTTTTTTCACGGTATGTATTGGCCATCAGTTCCTGAAATGAAACACACTGGAGAGAATGGAGAAAATTACTTGCCGAGTTGCATTTTTGTCTGAATTGAAAACAAATAAGGTAAAATAATTGTTAGGATGTCACCAAAATCGACTAAAACCCTAGGCGTGTAGAGAACAGGCAgaatacagtgagagagagagatggtgggggtgACTACACCTTCTTTCCCTCAAAGCTGTTTTCCCCAGGGTGCAATTTTCACCTTTTTTGTTCTAAGCAAATGCGATGAAAAACACCTCAGTTGCCACAAATAGCAGTTGGCAATAACCTACAGAAATGTGCATGAGGTTTTTAATTCCCCACTTGGTAATTTAAGGGGTTATCGTTGCCTGTAATAAAATAATGGAAATGATAATAAATAAAGGCTCTAGAAGGAGTGTATTTCACACGTTATTAATCAGGCATGAAGACACAGAGCAGAGGTAATGGCAACATTATTTTCAGTCGTCTGTTAATGAATATGGGGATATGCTTTTATTTCTGAGCAATTAGCAAATGATGATGAGGCAGGGACAGGTATGGCACTAAATTCACACAGCTAATAATGCACAGAGGGACCAAGACAATTCAGGTGTGTTCAAAACACGGTCATGACACCAGACACAGCTCCTCGTCTCTCTTTGTACTCCACCTCCCAGGAAATATTAATGGTAGAACGGAGGGGTGCTTCTCTGTCGAGACTCCGTTTCACCACGAAGCATTGTGGGCGTTTGGCTTGGTGATAACTTTAATGTTGTTAACCTCTAACAATAAACAAAGACAATTTATAGGAAAAATATAATAGTAAAAAATGAAAGTGAGGAGGAAGTAACAAAGAACAGGTCACCATTTCAGCATTCACAGGTTCAGCCTCCGGTCTAGGGTTAGTTGTCATGCTAGCCAggctgcatgtgtctgtgtgcaggTGGGGTTGACATGCTCCTCATTGTGACTGGGAGTTGTAATATGATGCTGCAGTGTGTGTCATTGGGGATGTAAACATAGAAAGGTGTTCCTCCCCAGTTCCTCCAGTCCTGTGAAAAGCCCTGGGAACTGGGTGACATCACAGCCAGGGGTTTGACCTGCAGTTAGCGTGGAGCCCAACCAGGTATTGTCCTGGCTTGTCAAACATCCATTGACATAGTGATCTTTTTTACATCCGCTGCGCAAACGGTTTCGCTGCCGGCCGCAAACATGACAGAGAAGGGGGTGAGAGTGCTCCCACTTTCACCTCCTCTGCTCCCCATCTGCCCCGAGCAAAGCACCGGGAAGGGATGGGGGAATCAAGCCCCAGGGTGCAAAAGCCACCAATGAATGTGTCAATCAGCTTCACCTTAGTGGTTGTTGTTAGTCACGTCTAACACCTTTTCAAATCACCTCATTATAACACACAGTGGGAGTGGATGAGGTCATGACTGCAGGGTAAATTAGTGTATAGGTTATGAACTAATGAATAGTTTATTAACAGTTTCTAAACTACTTATAAACCTTTTTCTACATTATAAAGTATACCTTGACGCATTAACAAACATTGTCAGCATCTCTGCTGCACATCCACATCTTCACATTGATTAGATGAATAGATAATGTTCATTATTTCATTATGACGGCCTTTTTCTTTCAGTGAAAACATACCGGAGAAATCAAAAAAGATGACAGTAGAGAAGATACAACGGAAAAGGACACAGCCAAAACGACACTCAACTCTTTCCACCCAACTGTCCTGTTCTGCCCCCTAGCGTTTATCACGGTGAATTACACACAGTATGGAAAAACAACCACGTGCTACTTGTCACTAAAAgctgttgtttaaaaaaatatatatatctgagaAGAGCCTTTTGGTATAAATAGGAAGAGAATACACACTAAATAATACAGCTAGAGAATATGACTTCCCCGTTTGTCAGATGGAATATAAAAAGTAAAAAACAATTAACACTAGCTTATTACTCtcgtgtggcgcagcggtctaaggcactgcatctcagtgttagaggtgtcactacagacaccctggttcaaaacCAGGCTGtattcacaaccggccgtgattgggagtcccatacgaCAGTTGTCCCAGCGTAATCTGggttttggccggtgtaggccgtcattgtaaataagaacttgttcttaacggacttgcctagttaaacaaattAATGAACACAATTTACATTTTACATAACCTGCCCCCTAGTGGAGACACTGACACATTTCACACAAACACTTGCAGTTCAGATGCAACTGTTTATTGTGACTTCCTctctcctagatctatccgctgccttcgaAGAGAGGAGCGTTAGCTAAATGattcaaataaaaatgtaaaaccaacaaaatgtaaacgcaagaataacaaaaaaaatgacaTCAACTACCTCTCACATTTAGTACTAGTAAAATACTGATTAAAAGTGCTAGTGCATcagaaaaaaaataatatttttttaaacacagaAATGCTTCTGTTTCATTGTTACTTAAAAAAGTCACAAAAATATCCATTGTACTCATCtgcaaaaaaaataacaaaatcaaACTGCCAACATGGCAATCTATTTTCCATATTCTATAAAACAAAAGAGTATAAACATATTCCAATACAAAGGCAGTTGTCTAAAGTAACTGTTTAAATTGTATATATTGCATTATATTCTGTAATGTCTATTCCATACTGAGTGATGTAAAACCTAGACACTGCATTTTGATAGACGTAATAGTGTCTCGGCAGGAAGGtagatacttaaaaaaaaatgtagctACTAAGTTTGTACATCTCTGTCTACAACCGCAAGTCAAACCATCAGAGTGAACACTGTCACATCCACCTAGAATATTCTCAGTTGAACAGTAACACAACTATGAGAAtgtcagttgagtaataatctcagtTGAACAACAGGAGTCAGTTAAGTCCAACAGCCCATGGCTATGCCCACTGCCCCCCACCCCCAAAAACAGTCCTTTTGTATGAACACCATACTGCTATAGAAAACATgatgtactgtaaagccacagcAGGTACAAAACGAGACAAAAAATATTATTTGGCATCAGGTTCCATCAAACATGTGACTATAGCCCTTTGTAAAGGTACCTGGACTTTGGTTGTCAAAGTAGGAATAGGGTTGCAAAAAGTCCCGAAACATTCCCAAAAGTCCCCTGCTTTTTCAGAAATCCCACTTGAAGAATTTCAGGTTGGAGGAATCACTCATTATGTATTCCTTCACGATTCTTAGAAACCTCCAGGCAGGGATTTCTGGGAAAAAATACTTTCAGAATTTTGGGAAATTTTCTGGATTCAGGCTCCATGTTTACAACCCTAGACAGGATTAAGAGGTAACCCTGACTGCCCCGTTCAGATCAGCTGGGGGAGATCTCAGACACTATGGGGAAGGATGGGAAGGTAGAACAGGAGTCTCTGTGCTTCAGTTTAAACATGAGTTGCTCTTTCTCCTGGGTGAGCCTCTGACTGagacctgcctgcctgtctaacGCCCCCTGAAGGTCCTGGTGCTCCTTGGAGAGCTGCCTACAGACAGGAGCACAGGGAAGGAGATATATTAGAAGAGAACACATATTTATCAACATTGATAGTTTAGGACAGAAAGACATTGATAATGAGCTAAAAAATAACACATCTGTAGCAAACTACTTTATAATCAATCTTTTGCTGACCTCAAATTACTATTCTTCACCAAAATCCTACATGCATTGTCATAAGTAGACGTAGCACCAAAAACTCATTCAGCATCTATATAAACTACACAAGTTTGGATGGTGAAATTGAATTTTTACACTCAAGTACTGTAAACTGCCATAACCTTCTTCCACTAAGAAATATCCCTTCCACTTTCTCCACCAAGTGGCGCTACATTCACATCTTATGTAAATGCCATAGCCGTTTCCTACATTTGAGTTTGCTTGAACAGAACTTGTTAACTTTGTTAATCTATTTACAGCCTTGCTGCCATGTATTCTTCTACAATGTGACTATCTGGTAACAACATTAACTCCAGGGTAACTGACTGTtccaacagagagacagagacggtgTGGATATCAAATGGTCTTACTGTAGAAGGCTTTGATGGTTGTCGATACGAACCCTCAGGTCCTCGTTGTTCTGTAGAACATTTATGACCTGGTCTTCTAGAGACAGATTCTTCTCCACCTGACAGGGTAGAAATAAAAAAGTAAGGACCCAATCAACAATCAGGGTGGTGAAGACAACATGTTGACATTCAAAGACTTTGTGAAACTATAACCCAGAGTATTTTTTGGACAACGCAGAGCACCTCAGATTTCTTGTTTCTGTTTGATTTCCTCTGTAAAGTGTATTGAGACTGCGATGATGCCGTTTAAATAATGACTTGAATTAGACTATAGCAGAAATCTCAACGAGTCAGGTGCCTGGACTAGTCTGTCAGCCAGTCCCCAGTCCAAGTCCCAGTCTCTGTTCCCTACCAGACCCTGCATCTGTAGCAGTTTGTTCCCCTGCGCCTGGATACGTTCACTCTTCATCTCAATGACAAACAGCAGACTCTCCTGCTCCCGCTCCCAGAATGGCCCAGGACTGCCGTGGGcctggagaaagggaggggaaagagggggagaaggagagaggaggggagagggagaaggagagagagagaggtgtgagagagaaaggaaggggaaagaggtgtgagagagaaagggaggggaaagagaaagggagagagaaagagagaaagggaggggaaagagggagcgagaaagggaggggaaagagggagcgagaaagggaggggaaagagggagcgagaaagggaggggaaagagggagcgagaaagggaggggaaagagggagcgagaaagggaggggaaagagggagcaAGAAAGGGAGGGgaaagtgagtgagagagaaggaggggggagaggaagagtaTGAAATTAACAACATACTAATGAAACCTGGAGACCAGATGTGTAAAAAAACAGTCCAACTAAGTGAACTGGTTACGGGATCATGCACACGCCACGCAGAAACAAACACactgtgagacacacacacacacacacacacacacacacacacacacacacacacacacacacacacacacacacacacacacacacacacacacacacacacacacacacacacacacacacacacacacacacacacacacacacacacacacacacacacacacacacctgaatgtTCCGCTGCAGGTCCTTCTTGAAGGTAGACTCGTCAACTCTCTTCTTTAACTGATTGTACACATAGAGCTCTGTAGTcagctcctctacctcctcctttaAAAGAAGACCTGCTGGTCAGTACTGTACTTCCTATTACACAGTTAGAAGGGATGCTGTATTGACCACTGTACATCAAAACAGATGACACAAACTGATCAAGTTAAAGAGACAACTAAACACACACCGTCAACGTTTTCTCAGCTGCCTGGTGGGTCTCTGTTAGTCGTTTTGTCTCTTCACTCTGTATCCTCTGCCGTTCTGTAGGAGATAATAGGGATTCTATATGTAATTACACGGGCCGGAATTACATCAGTCAACGATTACTCATTCTAGAAGCAACAGAATAACGTCAGTCAACGATTACTCATTCTAGAAGCAACAGAATAACGTCAGTCAACGATTACTCATTCTAGAAGCAACAGAATAACGTCAGTCAACGATTACTCATTCTAGAAGCAACAGAATAACGTCAGTCAACGATTACTCATTCTAGAAGCAACAGAATAACGTCAGTCAACGATTACTCATTCTAGAAGCAACAGAATAACGTCAGTCAACGATTACTCATTCTAGAAGCAACAGAATAACGTCAGTCAACGATTACTCATTCTAGAAGCAACAGAATAACGTCAGTCAACGATTACTCATTCTAGAAGCAACAGAATAACGTCAGTCAACGATTACTCATTCTAGAAGCAACAGAATAACGTCAGTCAACGATTACTCATTCTAGAAGCAACAGAATAACGTCAGTCAACGATTACTCATTCTAGAAGCAACAGAATAACGTCAGTCAACGATTACTCATTCTAGAAGCAACAGAATAACGTCAGTCAACGATTACTCATTCTAGAAGCAACAGAATAACGTCAGTCAACGATTACTCATTCTAGAAGCAACAGAATAACGTCAGTCAACGATTACTCATTCTAGAAGCAACAGAATAACGTCAGTCAACGATTACTCATTCTAGAAGCAACAGAATAACGTCAGTCAACGATTACTCATTCTAGAACCAACAGAATAACGTCAGTCAACGATTACTCATTCTAGAACCAACAGAATAACGTCAGTCAACGATTACTCATTCTAGAACCAACAGAATAACGTCAGTCAACGATTACTCATTCTAGAACCAACAGTATAACGTCAGTCAACGATTACTCATTCTAGAACCAACAGAATAACGTCAGTCAACGATTACTCATTCTAGAACCAACAGAATAACGTCAGTCAACGATTACTCATTCTAGAACCAACAGAATAACGTCAGTCAACGATTACTCATTCTAGAACCAACAGAATAACGTCAGTCAACGATTATTCATTCTAGAACCAACAGAATAACGTCAGTCAACGATTACTCATTCTAGAACCAACAGAATAACGTCAGTCAACGATTACTCATTCTAGAACCAACAGAATAACGTCAGTCAACGATTACTCATTCTAGAACCAACAGAATAACGTCAGTCAACGATTACTCATTCTAGAACCAACAGAATAACGTCAGTCAATGATTACTCATTCTAGAACCAACAGAATAACATCAGTCAATGATTACTCATTCTAGAACCAACAGAATAACGTCAGTCAATGATTACTCATTCTAGAACCAACAGAATAACATCAGTCAATGATTACTCATTCTAGAACCAACAGAATAACGTCAGTCAATGATTACTCATTCTAGAACCAACAGAATAACGTCAGTCAATGCTTACTCATTCTAGAACCAACAGAATAACGTCAGTCAATGCTTACTCATTCTAGAACCAACAGAATAACGTCAGTCAATGATTACTCATTCTAGAACCAACAGAATAACGTCAGTCAATGATTACTCATTCTAGAACCAACAGAATAACGTCAGTCAATGATTACTCATTCTAGAACCAACAGAATAACGTCAGTCAATGATTACTCATTCTAGAACCAACAGAATAACGTCAGTCAATGATTACTCATTCTAGAACCAACAGAAAACAAAATAATCAATATGGTTATTAGATCAACAGAAGTTACTTCACATGCTCTAGACTTGCCTTCCAGCCATCTCTCGTGCTGCTCTGCAGTCCTCTGGCTCTTCTCCCCGTAGAGAACAGTCAGGTCAGCAGCCGTCTCTATTTTCACCTGGAGATGATCAACACAAGGACAGGATTGAAGCCATGTACAGCCACACTTGTCATAGGAGCTAGACAAAGTGAATATCAAATATAAGCAACAGTGAGATCTTTGTTATATAAACAAGTGTATAATACCAGATGAGCCAGCCATAACTCACTGTTGTACTACCAGGTGTATAATACCAGATGAGCCAGCCATAACTCACTGTTGTACTACCAGGTGTATAATACCAGATGACTCAGTCATAACTCACTGTTGTACTACCAGGTGTATAATACCAGATGAGCCAGTCATAACTCACTGTTGTACTACCAGGTGTATAATACCAGATGAGCCAGCCATAACTCACTGTTGTACTAGCAGGTGTATAATACCAGATGAGCCAGCCAGAACTCACTGTTGTACTACCAGGTGTATAATACCAGATGACTCAGCCATAACTCACTGTTGTACTACCAGGTGTATAATACCAGATGACTCAGCCATAACTCACTGCTCAACCAGGCCATGCCAATATGAGGACAGGCAACATTTAACAATCCAACTGGCTGCTACCAACCAATCACTCAATACACCATAAACCTTCCAAGACTTCTCACTTCTCGTTCTTACTTTGTCAACTATGTTTGCACAAATCACTGCCCCCCCCATCCCTTCTGGAAAGGCATTGTGATCCCAAAGCAGCCAAACAGGTCTAGGCTACAACCCAAactgaaccctattccctacttagagcgctacttttgagcagagccctatgaGATGCTGTGTCCGCAATGACACCCTCTTGCTCTGTTGACAGGAGGTTTATAAATCCATGGCCAGAGAACTATGCAGGCAATCGCACAGGCGTCACGCACCCACTGTAGGCagtcacaatacacacacacacaccaaataggCAAAGATTGTGTAATGGAAAAGCATGTGTTTATTATCTCCGACAGCTGTAAAATATATGACTTGACATCATCATGTTACTGTGCTGCTCTGGTTATTCTCAACTTGAAGCTGCACAGGATGTAggtagtgtcccaaatggcaccctattccttatgtagtgcactacttttaccagggcccatagggactatatagggaatagggtgccattttggacacaaacACCAGGAGACCTCAATTCAAAAAGATACTTTGTGTAATTAAAATGCAAATCCCAATGCAATCCTGCAGGAAGAGCAGAAGGACGTTTTTTAAAATCCTGCAGGAAGAGCAGAaggacgtttaaaaaaaaaatcctgcagGAAGAGCAGaaggacattttttttaaaatccTGCAGGAAGAGCAGAAGGACGTTTTTTAAAATCCTGCAGGAAGAGCAGaaggactttttttttttttttttaatcctgcAGGAAGAGCAGaaggacatttttttttaaaaaatCCTGCAGGAAGAGCAGAAGGacgttttaaaaaaaaaatcctgcagGAAGAGCAGAAGGACGTTTTTTAAAATCCTGCAGGAAGAGCAGaaggacattttttttaaatcctgcaGGAAGAGCAGAATGACTTTTTCTGATCTGCTTCGTAATAATAATGTCCACATATACCTTTAGTAGTGGCTTTGTGGTTCACACTAATTAAATACTAATGCCCTTTTCATACTATTGTGCCAACTGTACTGTGTTGGCATggatattttcttttcacattgtcctcTCCAACCCGGTTCCGGCAACTGGAGAGGATATACTGTATAAccaggccagcacagtacagTTGGCTAGGCTCTGCTCAGCAAAGTAGTGTGGAAAGGGTACATGGtgaatgtacactgaacaaaaatataaaaacgcaacatgtaaagtgttggtccaatgtttcatgagccaaaataaaagatgccagaaatgttccatccgcgcttaaagcttatttctctcaaattttgcacaaatttgtttacatcccagttagtgagcatctctcatttgccaagataatccatccatctgacaggtatggcatatcaagaagctgattaaacagcatgatcattacacaggtgcaccttgtgtcagggacaataaaaaggccactaaaatgtgcagttttgtcacaatgccacagatgtctcaagttgagggggcacacaattggcatgctgactacaggaacatccaccagagctgttgccagagaacttaatgttaatttctctaccataagctgcctccaacgttgttttagagaattttgtaGTACGTCTagccggcctcacaactgcagaccatgtgtatggcatcgtgtgggcgagtggtttgctgatgtcaacgttgtgaacagagggtCCCATGGTGgcatggtatgggcaggcataaactacggacaatgaacacaattacattttatcaatggcaatttgaatgtacagagataccgtgatgagatcctgaggcccattttcgtgccattcatcctccgccatcacctcatgtttcagcatgataatgcacagccccatgtctcaaggatctggacacaattcctggaacATGAAAATGTCcccgttcttccatggcctgcatactcaccagacatgtcacccattgtgcatgtttgggatgctctggctcgatgtgtatgacagcgtcttccagttccctccaatatccagcaactccgcacaaccattgaagaggagtgggacaacattccacaggccacaatcaacagcctgatcaactctatgtgaagtagatgtgtcgtgctgcatgagacaaatggtggtcacaccagatactgactggttttctgatccgcgcccctacatttttttaaaggtatctgtgacagatggatatctgtattccagttatgtgaaatccatctATTAGGGCCTAATCAATTAATTTcaaattgacagatttccttacatgaactgtaactcagtaaaatcttagacattgttgcatgctgcgtttatattattgttcagtgtaaatggtacaggtatataaactcagcataaaaagaaaacatccctttttcaggaccctgtctttcaaagataattcataaaaatccaaataacttcacagatcttcattgtaaagggtttaaacacggtttcccatgcttgttcaatgaaccataaacaattaatgaacatgcacctgtggaacggtcgttaagacactaacagcttacagacggtgggCAATTAAggccacagttatgaaaacttaggacacgaaagaggcctttctactgactctgaaaaacaccaaaagaaagatgctgtaaggaggcatgaggactgcaataaaatgcaatgtcCATACTATGAGATGCCTAaggcagcgctacagggagacaggacggacagc of Salvelinus alpinus chromosome 4, SLU_Salpinus.1, whole genome shotgun sequence contains these proteins:
- the LOC139574793 gene encoding coiled-coil domain-containing protein 69-like isoform X1, giving the protein MGCSHSKRKNKAKEEEKTVKEVNNHQDGGGKVPLEELNVDLETEKQLGQYEWQLQILREVLSASGTQEREELLKDPTQGELCALVHNIIEKFCGRTARTGPAEKVKIETAADLTVLYGEKSQRTAEQHERWLEERQRIQSEETKRLTETHQAAEKTLTEEVEELTTELYVYNQLKKRVDESTFKKDLQRNIQAHGSPGPFWEREQESLLFVIEMKSERIQAQGNKLLQMQGLVEKNLSLEDQVINVLQNNEDLRVRIDNHQSLLQQLSKEHQDLQGALDRQAGLSQRLTQEKEQLMFKLKHRDSCSTFPSFPIVSEISPS
- the LOC139574793 gene encoding coiled-coil domain-containing protein 69-like isoform X2 — encoded protein: MGCSHSKRKNKAKEEEKTVKEVNNHQDGGGKVPLEELNVDLETEKQLGQYEWQLQILREVLSASGTQEREELLKDPTQGELCALVHNIIEKVKIETAADLTVLYGEKSQRTAEQHERWLEERQRIQSEETKRLTETHQAAEKTLTEEVEELTTELYVYNQLKKRVDESTFKKDLQRNIQAHGSPGPFWEREQESLLFVIEMKSERIQAQGNKLLQMQGLVEKNLSLEDQVINVLQNNEDLRVRIDNHQSLLQQLSKEHQDLQGALDRQAGLSQRLTQEKEQLMFKLKHRDSCSTFPSFPIVSEISPS